From the Nematostella vectensis chromosome 7, jaNemVect1.1, whole genome shotgun sequence genome, the window gggttgcctgtgtgcTCATAtcttttcaagatggcggacgatcGTCTTTTTGTTCTTCGAGCACCGCCGTACGCGCTTGACCCAGAATTACAGCGAATTCTCGATAAGCAAAGCAAGATTCGTTTTATTCTCGAGAACGAGCTAACTGCTACAAGTAGAGCATTAGTAAAGGGATTGTTTATTTACGGCCCCTACAAATACGTGAGCAATTCCCTATTGGACGATCTCCCTTCTCTCAAGGTTATTTCTAGTATCGGTGCTGGGTTTGATCGTATAGACATCCCCGCTGCCACCAAAAGGGGGATACGAGTCGGTAATACTCCCGGGGTGGTACAGGATTGTACTGCCGACATGGCTATCGGACTGTTACTAGCTTCCGCCAGACATATTGTTACCGGAGACGCAAACACGAGAAAGCCTGGGTTCACCAAGGTGAGATTAGGACATTAGTGAAGAGGGTGATTCATCAGAGTGTCCAACATCTAGCCTTTCAAATCGCTATTTTTCGAGACTCACCGTCCTCGTCCCTTAACAAATCAAGTCCTCCCCCACCGaaaaacgccccccccccttaaaagGATTGACATTCGTGACATAAAGTTCCTGTTTTCTTGTCTAGTGCCGAAAAAGACATGTATAGATAAGGatgctgtttaaaaaaaacattataatTCTATATCAAGACCCTATTATCATCTAAAGCAGACAAGAAAACAGGCATGTACAACTAAAActtcccaccccacccccatcacttttctTAAGGTGTTTTTTCCCTAATAGGAGTCAATATTCAACTGTTTTGGCACCAGAGTCACAGGCTCAACTCTTGGCATAGTCGGCCTTGGAGCTGTCGGCTTTGCTGTGGCGATGCGAGCCAAAGGGTTCAAAATGAGAATATTATACCATGGCCGCACCAGAAGGGAGGGCAAAGAATGCGAGACTGGTTAGTACTTAGACCAGAGACCCAAACTTTCTGTATAAAGATGGCTAATTTGCATTAAGCAGACGTTAACTTGGGAGATATGCAGGGTGCCAGAATTCTCCCTTTGGCACCAAAAATTAGCAATTTCCCATTGAAAGATTGTAAAGTAGAATCTAACTTTTTTCAATGATACCTTACTGCACCCCTTCCTTTACCCAACTGCCCTTTAGCAAATTCTGGGTATGTGCCAGTTAGGATATTATATCACCCAGCTCCCATCAATTAAGATTGCACTCTGCATGTCTAGGGCTCACATAAAGTTTTATATAACATCCCTCTTTTATCCCTACTACCCCCAAATGCTCCTCATCTTATAGTTATTATGTTCTTATTTCGGTATCTTCCATGTGTAGGTGCTGAGTATTGCAGTAAGCTAGACGAACTACTCAAGGAGTCAGACTTTGTTGTCTTATGCTGTGCTCTAACCAAAGAAACAAGACACTTGATAACAGCAGCACAACTCTCGCAGATGAAATCATCAGCAACACTAATCAATGTTGCTAGGGGCGGGATTGTCAATCATGATGACTTGACAACAGCTCTGCAAAATGGAGTCATTCGTGGTGCTGCACTTGATGTGACAGAACCCGAACCACTCCCCCACGGCCACCCCCTACTTGCGTTACCTAACGTGATTGTCACACCACATATTGGTACTCTGACTCTTGCTACAAGGAGTGCAATGATGGAAATGGGAATAGAGAACCTATTAGCAGGGCTTGGGTCAAAGCCTTTACCATACCCTTTAAACTAAGTGCTTAATATAACGACACATCACaaaatactgtatgtgtgAGTCCAAACTATTACCAAATAATTTCTGATGGTACTTACAGTAGTATCACAACACATGTTGATTTTTAATCATTTTAAATATCATAAAATATAGGTCAATCATATATAATTATGTACATCTGGGTTCTtatatagagtagtttttagtAGCCCATGAAACATGTGCAAAATAAGCAATTAGCCAAGAGAGTCGCAAAGAgcaatttgttttaaaaacatttattgaaGTGCAATGCAACATGGCAATATTGCGTGAACTAATGAAAAACAATCTAATAATCCTACTATATATCTTCTATGTATATTTCAAAAATACAACCCTGTTATTAGGGTTCAATGTAGCACAAATTAGATCTAGATAAGAATACTTAAATTCCATAATATACAGTAATTAAGTGTTCTGAGCCTACTGTATTATTAGgcttattttgtaataaattgCATGCTTGGTACTTTTACTCATTCTAAAGAAGACATGAGTCTAAGTGCTGGTTGACCATTGCTTCTGGCATCTCTTTCTGACATACAGGGCAAGTAACATTATTACGGACTGTCTGGAGTGAGACTGGGGAATCCAACACTGTTATAGGTTTAGAGCAGCTCCCAGAAGGTGATTGAACACTTTCAGTCTTCTCTGCTTGCTTAAAAGCATCTTCAATTGTCAAAATGGAAGTTTTCCTAGCTGATTTGCCTGTACTTGTATTCTTTTCTTTTGGTGCGATAGAGCCTTTTGTCTTCTCAGAGGTTTTTTTGTCTAGCATGATCTTATCCTGTTTGCTTCTCTTGACTCTTATATTTCCTTCAGAACCCGAATGACTGTCTTTATCATTTGCCTTATTTCTAGCTCCCAGAACATATCCTTTTCCAGAAAATGGAACAATATGGCTTGCAGGATCCTCAGTTTTCCTTCGCTTAGATGCATTCTCATTTTCACAGTCAGAAGATTCTTTAATGCTGCCATTGGATAATTCCTTAATATCCACATGGCTTCCACTGGTGCTACTGCTATTTACAAGTGAGCTATTTTCTGTGTCAAAAGATGCAAGTTTAGGAAGTGCAGGGGTCCCTGAGGAATTGATTGTAACTTGACTAGTTGTTTCCCCATTAtttgttgtgttgttctttttcTTAATTCGTTCAAATAATGATGGCAAATTTGGTGTTCCATTAtcctttgttttattcttgGCTAGCCCGGAAGTACCAGCCTTTGCTTTTGTTTCACTGTTATTATCCTTcgattttgtctttttcttcttgTAATTGTCTGGTTCTTTCACTTTACTGAAAGTCCCTCCACATTTAGCTTGGTGCTCGGCCCACCATGTATCACGTGGGGCAGGTGCCCTGTTCATTGAACGCTTGACAACACCATAGAATGGAGGCCTGTTTTGGCACGGACCATTGCATTTCCACCAATGCTGCCGATAAACATCAACCTACAagaatacaaaaaatattcaagGATTTGAACAGAAGGAAATGATACTGTGGCGATGACTGAAGTAGGAAAAGTTTGGACTTGCCTCATCATGAAAGTTGTGATACACCTGAAACACCATAAGGAGTTGAATTAGAAGTCATTTACACAAAATGGTAAAGTATCCCCTAGTAATTACagtaaatttttatttattgacaGAATTGTCTCTTACTGTGATATTTGTTCCTGTTGCCTTGTTGATTCTGTACATGTGTTTGTGGAATTCTGGGCCATGGCCATCGTGatcctaaaaaaatagaaataatataaaatgaaTACAGTGTAAACTCAATAAACTATAAGCAGCAATCAGGTTTCTGTTGAAATAAAGATAatgcaaaattaaaaaaaacacaaagttaTTCTAAATTTAGTGATAATTGGTAAATAAACCACTTCTGGCGATTGGAATATCGGTAGATAACGTCCAAGGATTAGATATGGtaccaaaaataaacagttggccCAGAAGACAGGTATCACTTTGGCTGGACGTTATCACCTGATATTTGTCCTGTGAAAATGTACATTTGACCTGTATTGACAAATGAGCATACATATACCACTATGCATGCAAGAAAATCTGGTTAAATGCCACACACTGTTTTATTGTTCACAGCAGCACTATAAAAGCCCTTTTTTCAATGTTATgtttataaaatattaaaacttTTGTGTGCTAACACACAAAAATTCCCTCAATCCAAAGCCCATAGGATTTATCTGGATTTACCTTATTATTTTGAGTAACAAAAAGCAGCGCATGGATCATCTCATGCTGTGGGAGAAATTAAAAACTAATCAGCCCGTGCATTTTCCCAGAAACCCAGGTTGACAACTTTGGAACACAGTTACTTTAGACAATGGTTTTGAAGTTTGTTTGTAGCTATTTAACTTGCTGTTCTTTGtgtgtgaaatgttgtcaacataattgccttaaaacttatttaatatCAGGGTGCAGTCTTATTGATTTCCGATTCCTGGATCAGGGGTGTTTTTAACAACCTGTTGTTGTTAGACCAAGGATTTAAAATTGATGTGTTGACTTTTGACTGATTTTGATACAGTGCGTAAAGGGACCTCTTGTGTTTTGGTTTGTTGTATCCACCAAaagtgtatgtatgtatgtattaGTATCCACCCACCAAAAGTGTCTATACTGGACTCTTCCTAGGTCTATCTTAAAGACTACCACCCACCAAAAGTGTCTACACTGGACTCTTCCTATGTCTATCTTAAAGACTACCACCCACCAAAAGTGTCTACACTGGACTCTTCCTGGGTCTATCTTAAAGACTACCACCCACCAAAAGTGTCTACACTGGACTCTTCCTGGGTCTATTTTAAAGACTACCACCCACCAAAAGTGTCTATACTGGACTCTTCCTGGGTCTGTCTTAAAGACTACCACCCACCAAAAGTGTCTACACTGGACTCTTCCTGGGTCTGTCTTAAAGACTACCACCCACCAAAAGTGTCTACACTGGACTCTTCCTGGGTCTGTCTTAAAGACTACCACCCACCAAAAGTGTCTACACTGGACTCTTCCTAGGTCTATTTTAAAGACTACCACCCACCAAAAGTGTCTACACTGGACTCTTCCTGGGTCTATCTTAAAGACTACCACCCACCAAAAGTGTCTACACTGGACTCTTCCTGGGTCTATTTTAAAGACTACCACCCACCAAAAGTGTCTACACTGGACTCTTCCTAGGTCTATTTTAAAGACTACCACCCACCAAAAGTGTCTACACTTGACTCTTCCTATGTCTATCTTAAAGACTACCACCCACCAAAAGTGTCTACACTGGACTCTTCCTGGGTCTATCTTAAAGACTACCACCCACCAAAAGTGTCTACACTGGACTCTTCCTGGGTCTGTCTTAAAGACTACCACCCACCAAAAGTGTCTACACTGGACTCTTCCTGGGTCTGTCTTAAAGACTACCACCCACCAAAAGTGTCTACACTGGACTCTTCCTGGGTCTATTTTAAAGACTACCACCCACCAAAAGTGTCTATACTGGACTCTTCCTGGGTCTGTCTTAAAGACTACCACCCACCAAAAGTGTCTACACTGGACTCTTCCTGGGTCTGTCTTAAAGACTACCACCCACCAAAAGTGTCTACACTGGACTCTTCCTGGGTCCATCTTAAAGACTACCACCCACCAAAAGTGTCTACACTGGACTCTTCCTGGGTCTATCTTAAAGACTACCACCCACCAAAAGTGTCTACACTGGACTCTTCCTGGGTCTATTTTAAAGACTACCACCCACCAAAAGTGTCTATACTTGACTCTTCCTGGGTCTATCTTAAAGACTACCACCCACCAAAAGTGTCTACACTGGACTCTTCCTGGGTCTATCTTAAAGACTACCACCCACCAAAAGTGTCTACACTGGACTCTTCCTGGGTCTATCTTAAAGACTACCACCCACCAAAAGTGTCTACACTGGACTCTTCCTGGGTCTGTCTTAAAGACTACCACCCACCAAAAGTGTCTACACTGGACTCTTCCTGGGTCTGTCTTAAAGACTACCACCCACCAAAAGTGTCTATACTGGACTCTTCCTGGGTCTGTCTTAAAGACTACCACCCACCAAAAGTGTCTGTACTAGATCCTTCCTGGGTCTGAGTTTCAAAAGTGGTTCACTAAGCCGGATGGAACAAAGT encodes:
- the LOC5514928 gene encoding DNA-dependent metalloprotease SPRTN; this translates as MSEDDDLAFALFLQEQFNNESSNDTKIAQTNQKLPTSIVDDAWEMIDPVPDIRQMFLQFNEAYFWGQLASVEVRWSPKMTLCAGLCCYEGRGGLCSIRLSEPLLKLRPRKDLVQTLLHEMIHALLFVTQNNKDHDGHGPEFHKHMYRINKATGTNITVYHNFHDEVDVYRQHWWKCNGPCQNRPPFYGVVKRSMNRAPAPRDTWWAEHQAKCGGTFSKVKEPDNYKKKKTKSKDNNSETKAKAGTSGLAKNKTKDNGTPNLPSLFERIKKKNNTTNNGETTSQVTINSSGTPALPKLASFDTENSSLVNSSSTSGSHVDIKELSNGSIKESSDCENENASKRRKTEDPASHIVPFSGKGYVLGARNKANDKDSHSGSEGNIRVKRSKQDKIMLDKKTSEKTKGSIAPKEKNTSTGKSARKTSILTIEDAFKQAEKTESVQSPSGSCSKPITVLDSPVSLQTVRNNVTCPVCQKEMPEAMVNQHLDSCLL
- the LOC5514969 gene encoding glyoxylate reductase/hydroxypyruvate reductase, which codes for MADDRLFVLRAPPYALDPELQRILDKQSKIRFILENELTATSRALVKGLFIYGPYKYVSNSLLDDLPSLKVISSIGAGFDRIDIPAATKRGIRVGNTPGVVQDCTADMAIGLLLASARHIVTGDANTRKPGFTKESIFNCFGTRVTGSTLGIVGLGAVGFAVAMRAKGFKMRILYHGRTRREGKECETGAEYCSKLDELLKESDFVVLCCALTKETRHLITAAQLSQMKSSATLINVARGGIVNHDDLTTALQNGVIRGAALDVTEPEPLPHGHPLLALPNVIVTPHIGTLTLATRSAMMEMGIENLLAGLGSKPLPYPLN